A stretch of Saccharomyces cerevisiae S288C chromosome IV, complete sequence DNA encodes these proteins:
- the RTN2 gene encoding Rtn2p (Reticulon protein; involved in nuclear pore assembly and maintenance of tubular ER morphology; promotes membrane curvature; regulates the ER asymmetry-induced inheritance block during ER stress; role in ER-derived peroxisomal biogenesis; interacts with Sec6p, Yip3p, and Sbh1p; less abundant than RTN1; member of RTNLA (reticulon-like A) subfamily; protein increases in abundance and relocalizes to plasma membrane upon DNA replication stress) — translation MNRNTTTNKNANLNNSRNANAPGEAGHQNKTGLIYWTNPSKSGASFAATLVSLLILRNVNVISVLLKIGYMVLFTSFAVELSTKVLFDKGVVSRFGMQESPDLVGVLKPHIDRELDRLPALEDRIRKLVFAHRTRNNFTIGVSLYFLHGLFAIFSMNTVLIMTTIFLYTVPLIYDRKQARIDRAIDRMKDLVIHRFHKNYNKVVEKTEPYIDKIIPPQTDEGSYSTSISNENKSSTSQRNKSGLSSSEFDNMNDTSASKSGKDSYSTSQYNRAEYPVSQNENIGTLKSGKQEIPTEKDFNNRHENFSKPDVKTYDPRTVDIEEELAAHQRELEQNLKDGDYNLVGSKEIPDPITVPAPTRHTTKPAESQSIPIKNNETLHKTTHGLKQKLQHA, via the coding sequence ATGAATAGGAATACGACTACCAATAAGAACGCGAATTTGAATAACAGTAGAAATGCTAACGCTCCCGGTGAAGCAGGTCATCAGAACAAGACGGGATTGATATACTGGACTAACCCTAGCAAGTCGGGTGCGAGCTTTGCTGCGACTCTGGTGAGTTTGCTGATCCTCAGAAATGTCAATGTTATTTCTGTTTTACTTAAGATCGGATACATGGTGTTGTTCACGAGTTTTGCGGTGGAGCTTTCTACAAAGGTGCTATTTGATAAAGGAGTAGTGTCTAGGTTTGGCATGCAAGAGTCTCCGGACCTTGTTGGCGTCTTAAAGCCTCATATCGACCGCGAATTGGATCGTCTGCCTGCGTTAGAGGACAGAATCAGAAAGTTAGTGTTTGCACACAGAACAAGAAACAATTTTACCATTGGTGTTTCCCTCTATTTCTTGCACGGCCTATTTGCTATATTCTCTATGAACACTGTTTTGATAATGACCACCATCTTTTTGTACACTGTGCCTTTAATCTACGATAGAAAGCAGGCTAGAATTGACCGTGCTATCGACAGGATGAAGGATCTAGTTATTCATAGGTTTCACAAAAATTACAACAAGGTGGTTGAAAAGACTGAACCATACATTGACAAGATTATCCCACCCCAAACCGATGAAGGCAGCTACTCAACCTCTATCAGTAACGAAAACAAATCTTCTACTTCTCAACGTAACAAGAGCGGCCTTTCCTCTTCTGAGTTTGACAACATGAACGACACGTCAGCCTCCAAAAGTGGCAAAGACAGCTATTCTACCTCTCAATATAACCGAGCCGAATATCCAGTTTCTCAGAATGAGAATATTGGCACCTTAAAATCTGGGAAGCAGGAAATACCAACAGAGAAGGATTTCAACAACAGGCATGAAAACTTCAGTAAACCAGATGTCAAGACATATGATCCAAGAACAgttgatattgaagaagaattagcAGCTCATCAGCGTGAACTGGAGCAAAACCTAAAAGATGGTGATTACAATCTGGTAGGAAGCAAGGAAATCCCAGATCCAATCACCGTTCCAGCTCCAACTAGACACACCACTAAACCCGCCGAAAGCCAATCGATTCCCATCAAGAATAATGAAACCTTACACAAAACCACGCACGGCCTAAAGCAAAAATTGCAACACGCATAa
- a CDS encoding uncharacterized protein (Putative transporter; member of the sugar porter family), with translation MKPPLNMSRSNKPLTQEANSSAHIDRAHQLAQDFNSKQDDTALTSLPHKNPDIFRFENNITAHSSRRGSLYRDSDATVVLPLSEHTPRLSMDDPYRQLLQQAEISQLRSKKKRHSSRVLRTSFISFVVLVSSLSGLDQGLISGNVMTLSFQKYFHYPLTSPLGNIVSIVNLGAFMASLFVYSGILEPCSRKKMLQISTMIYSLGAIVQVLALNQWCLLLGRFLLGVGMGFAFSMVIIYQFEFPLPCIRKRTLISIQCVSSVIAYSFGIWINCAFRYLGFAWRYPLSTHVALGIILNLMSFYLILESPSWLLKQKNDVEALVLISNVFDDGNFEENQTQLKFRVLKRDILLKSHLQKNSYPYAYILKDFSSIIKLLIGFQLLTRTNGVDAFLYYSPLILQQMGRGERKSIYLTGLNALIYSIVILAYVPLVLRKRKEKTNVLLGSIVMCALLFTISFTDWFPKSTTRYISILFAVFLFTHFISWDSIGWVMTIELLPHLSQAPVILLVSNFYWIFKWFVSLITPILIDRLSWKFYLIPSLSSFISIIFVLKIFPIETRDERLDSDDDSTGNGSGNHDDVFDDTGSEFSSSPSFSAYQINTLGSSIKQNNQAYSSIQNEQILPKNGNLSNQTHGSAQNVYFITSDSGPSRTGEFFSFHNRTDPNISDNIAANKPSSGGGQNSPGDMAVA, from the coding sequence atgaaaccTCCGTTAAACATGTCACGTTCAAATAAACCACTTACTCAGGAAGCTAATAGTTCGGCGCATATTGATAGGGCACATCAGCTAGCACAGGATTTTAACAGTAAACAGGATGATACCGCACTAACTTCACTGCCCCACAAGAACCCCGACATATTCAGATTTGAGAACAACATCACAGCTCATAGCTCGCGTCGTGGTTCTCTATATAGAGACAGCGATGCTACTGTGGTTTTGCCGCTTTCTGAACATACCCCTAGATTATCAATGGATGATCCATACCGCCAATTACTACAACAGGCTGAAATCTCACAACTACgaagtaagaaaaaaaggcatTCCAGTCGAGTTTTGCGTACTTCGTTTATATCTTTTGTGGTGCTAGTTTCCTCGCTGTCAGGGTTGGACCAAGGCCTCATATCTGGTAACGTTATGACTTTGTCGTTCCAGAAGTATTTTCATTACCCACTTACTTCTCCGCTGGGCAATATAGTGAGCATTGTTAATCTGGGTGCGTTCATGGCGTCGTTATTTGTCTATTCTGGCATCCTGGAGCCTTGTAgcaggaaaaaaatgctcCAAATAAGCACAATGATATACTCTTTGGGTGCCATTGTTCAGGTCTTGGCTCTAAACCAATGGTGTTTACTACTGGGTAGATTCTTACTCGGAGTAGGTATGGGCTTTGCCTTTTCTATGGtaataatttatcaatTCGAGTTTCCCCTTCCCTGTATAAGAAAACGGACATTAATTTCCATTCAATGCGTCTCTAGTGTCATTGCGTATTCATTCGGAATATGGATTAATTGTGCTTTCAGATATTTGGGCTTTGCATGGAGATACCCTTTGTCAACACATGTGGCACTTGGAATAATACTAAACCTAATGTCGTTCTATCTTATTTTAGAGTCCCCTTCGTGGCTGTTGAAGCAAAAGAACGACGTAGAGGCATTGGTTTTAATATCGAATGTTTTCGATGATGGAAATTTCGAAGAAAACCAAACTCAGTTGAAATTTAGGGTCCTGAAACGAGACATATTATTAAAGTCACaccttcaaaaaaactCCTATCCATATGCGTATATCTTAAAggatttttcttcaataataaaattgtTGATAGGTTTCCAACTTCTCACACGAACAAATGGAGTGGATGCTTTCTTGTATTACTCACCGTTAATATTACAACAAATGGGGAGAggagaaagaaaatctaTCTATTTAACGGGGCTTAATGCTTTAATTTACAGCATCGTAATATTAGCATATGTTCCCTTGGTGTTACGGAAACGTAAAGAGAAAACGAATGTACTCTTAGGTTCGATTGTGATGTGTGCATTGCTATTTACCATATCTTTTACAGACTGGTTTCCCAAGAGCACAACGAGGTATATATCAATACTATTTgctgtttttctttttacgCACTTCATCAGTTGGGATTCTATAGGATGGGTTATGACCATTGAGCTTCTACCTCACTTGTCACAGGCCCCAGTGATACTACTAGTCTCAAACTTTTATTGGATTTTTAAGTGGTTCGTCAGCTTAATAACCCCTATACTTATTGACCGTCTGTCTTGGAAGTTTTATCTTATTCCATCTTTATCTTCCTTTATTTCCATTATATTTGTGCTGAAGATTTTTCCTATAGAAACCCGTGACGAAAGGTTagattctgatgatgattcTACCGGAAACGGTAGCGGTAACCATGATGATGTTTTTGACGATACCGGTTCTGAATTCTCCTCCTCACCATCTTTTTCCGCGTATCAGATAAACACTCTAGGAAGTAGTatcaaacaaaataatcaaGCCTATTCATCTATTCAAAATGAGCAGATTCTACCCAAAAACGGAAACTTATCGAACCAGACACACGGTTCTGCACAAAATGTTTATTTCATTACATCTGATTCAGGACCATCAAGGACTGgagaatttttcagttttcATAACAGAACCGATCCAAATATCAGCGACAACATTGCTGCGAATAAACCCAGTTCAGGTGGAGGCCAGAATTCGCCTGGAGACATGGCAGTTGCCTAG
- the MRPL11 gene encoding mitochondrial 54S ribosomal protein uL10m MRPL11 (Mitochondrial ribosomal protein of the large subunit; localizes to vacuole in response to H2O2) produces MLQLRFMPGWVPRNGFFGLKETIGTVHKRFYALASEQPSRKTVKPLDSRKTFLIDTYKHLMENSSMIFFVHYNNLSKTEDHHFRFKIKQTGGKLTKVRNNLFEVYLRNSHLPDPCGFVKRKEQNWKHPLLPLLKGPTATITYEDTNPQQVAKLLKVLQSAQDKLMVIGAKVENEVLNVEKINTFKTLPTKPEMQSQLVSVLQMLSGLGLVRTLENSSNALYLTLKSHNDNQKPKEDVESTTDAESKGSK; encoded by the coding sequence ATGTTGCAGCTAAGGTTTATGCCTGGATGGGTCCCCAGAAATGGtttttttggtttgaaGGAGACAATTGGTACAGTACATAAGAGATTTTATGCTCTGGCTTCTGAACAACCCTCAAGAAAGACAGTAAAGCCGCTGGACTCGAGGAAGACGTTTCTCATCGATACATACAAGCATTTAATGGAGAACAGTTctatgattttttttgtccaTTACAATAATCTTTCCAAAACAGAAGATCACCATTTCAGATTCAAGATTAAACAGACAGGAGGGAAACTCACAAAAGTAAGAAACAACCTGTTCGAAGTCTACTTGAGAAATTCGCATCTGCCCGACCCATGTGGATTCGTGAAGCGTAAAGAGCAAAACTGGAAACATCCACTCTTGCCACTACTGAAGGGTCCTACGGCCACAATTACATACGAAGACACCAACCCTCAACAAGTAGCCAAGCTATTGAAGGTTCTGCAGTCAGCACAAGACAAGCTGATGGTGATTGGTGCAAAAGTAGAAAACGAAGTTTTGAAtgtggaaaaaataaacactTTTAAGACTCTCCCCACAAAGCCGGAAATGCAGTCGCAGTTAGTCAGCGTTTTGCAAATGCTAAGTGGGTTGGGTTTGGTTCGTACGTTGGAAAACAGTTCAAATGCATTGTATTTAACACTAAAATCTCACAATGACAACCAAAAACCTAAAGAGGATGTGGAGTCAACTACAGATGCAGAATCGAAGGGATcaaagtaa
- a CDS encoding uncharacterized protein (hypothetical protein, translated but not conserved; translation inhibition causes strong growth phenotypes) — protein MLYGNCCVKMVKNPGLPYERQCKDDCISQKDIFTPGAAREQNNYEKWTQS, from the coding sequence ATGTTATATGGGAATTGCTGCGTAAAGATGGTCAAAAATCCTGGACTGCCGTACGAACGACAATGTAAGGATGACTGCATTAGCCAGAAAGACATCTTTACCCCCGGTGCTGCCAGGGAGCAAAATAATTACGAAAAGTGGACGCAAAGTTAA
- the MGT1 gene encoding methylated-DNA--protein-cysteine methyltransferase (DNA repair methyltransferase (6-O-methylguanine-DNA methylase); involved in protection against DNA alkylation damage; localizes to the peroxisome in a Pex5p-dependent manner): MKELLYYTFIETEVTGAFLVFREKTQNLVFASLGNDKLFLLGKVEGFLKKHEKQDTMYDLQELKEAETYKKSIENYTICLENKMPLPSGAIPFEFLFGTDFQRKVWNELLNVEHGHVVTYGDIAKRIGKPTAARSVGRACGSNNLALLVPCHRIVGSNRKLTGYKWSCKLKEQLLNNEKENSLSLSRL, from the coding sequence ATGAAGGAACTGCTTTACTATACATTCATTGAAACTGAAGTGACTGGTGCATTTTTGGTGTTTAGGGAAAAGACTCAAAACCTTGTTTTTGCCTCGTTAGGTAATGAtaagctttttttattgggAAAGGTGGAAGGCTTCTTGAAGAAACATGAGAAACAGGATACAATGTACGATTTACAGGAACTAAAAGAGGCAGAAACATATAAGAAATCAATCGAAAATTATACAATATGtttagaaaacaaaatgcCATTACCATCGGGCGCTATTCCCTTTGAGTTCCTGTTTGGAACAGATTTTCAACGTAAAGTTTGGAATGAGCTTTTAAACGTGGAACACGGCCACGTCGTAACATATGGTGATATTGCAAAGAGAATAGGGAAGCCAACTGCCGCAAGATCTGTCGGAAGAGCTTGCGGCTCAAATAACCTGGCATTGTTAGTACCTTGCCATAGAATCGTTGGTAGCAATAGAAAATTAACCGGATATAAATGGAGCTGTAAACTGAAAGAACAGTTAttaaataatgaaaaggaaaatagcTTAAGCCTTAGTAGATTGTAG
- the TRM8 gene encoding tRNA (guanine46-N7)-methyltransferase (Catalytic subunit of a tRNA methyltransferase complex; Trm8p and Trm82p comprise an enzyme that catalyzes a methyl-transfer from S-adenosyl-l-methionine to the N(7) atom of guanine at position 46 in tRNA; Trm8 lacks catalytic activity if not bound to Trm82p): MKAKPLSQDPGSKRYAYRINKEENRKELKHVKINESSLVQEGQKIDLPKKRYYRQRAHSNPFSDHQLEYPVSPQDMDWSKLYPYYKNAENGQMTKKVTIADIGCGFGGLMIDLSPAFPEDLILGMEIRVQVTNYVEDRIIALRNNTASKHGFQNINVLRGNAMKFLPNFFEKGQLSKMFFCFPDPHFKQRKHKARIITNTLLSEYAYVLKEGGVVYTITDVKDLHEWMVKHLEEHPLFERLSKEWEENDECVKIMRNATEEGKKVERKKGDKFVACFTRLPTPAIL; encoded by the coding sequence ATGAAAGCCAAGCCACTAAGCCAAGATCCAGGCTCCAAGCGTTACGCATACCGTATAaataaggaagaaaatCGTAAGGAGTTGAAGCATGTAAAGATCAATGAAAGTTCTTTGGTGCAAGAAGGCCAAAAGATCGACTTGCCAAAGAAGAGATATTATCGTCAAAGGGCGCATTCCAACCCATTTTCAGATCACCAGTTAGAGTACCCAGTATCTCCCCAGGATATGGATTGGTCCAAATTGTACCCTTACTACAAAAACGCGGAAAATGGACAAATGACAAAGAAGGTGACGATTGCTGATATTGGCTGTGGATTCGGTGGGTTGATGATAGATTTATCACCAGCCTTCCCTGAAGATCTTATCTTAGGGATGGAAATTCGTGTGCAGGTTACAAATTACGTGGAGGATAGAATTATTGCCTTAAGGAACAATACAGCTTCAAAACATGGATTTCAAAACATTAATGTCTTGAGAGGTAACGCTATGAAATTCTTGCCcaacttttttgaaaagggcCAGCTTTCTaaaatgtttttttgtttcccCGATCCTCATTTCAAACAAAGAAAGCATAAGGCAAGAATTATCACTAACACCTTGCTGAGTGAGTACGCATATGTTTTGAAAGAGGGCGGTGTCGTGTACACAATTACAGACGTCAAAGACCTGCATGAGTGGATGGTAAAACATTTAGAAGAGCATCCTTTATTTGAACGGTTGAGCAAAGAATGGGAAGAAAACGATGAATGTGTGAAAATAATGAGAAATGCCACAGAAGAAGGTAAAAAAgtggaaagaaagaagggTGACAAGTTCGTCGCTTGTTTCACAAGATTACCAACGCCAGCCATATTGTAA
- the HEM3 gene encoding hydroxymethylbilane synthase (Porphobilinogen deaminase; catalyzes the conversion of 4-porphobilinogen to hydroxymethylbilane, the third step in heme biosynthesis; localizes to the cytoplasm and nucleus; expression is regulated by Hap2p-Hap3p, but not by levels of heme; human homolog HMBS can complement yeast mutant and allow growth of haploid null after sporulation of a heterozygous diploid) — MGPETLHIGGRKSKLAVIQSNHVLKLIEEKYPDYDCKVFTLQTLGDQIQFKPLYSFGGKALWTKELEDHLYHDDPSKKLDLIVHSLKDMPTLLPEGFELGGITKRVDPTDCLVMPFYSAYKSLDDLPDGGIVGTSSVRRSAQLKRKYPHLKFESVRGNIQTRLQKLDDPKSPYQCIILASAGLMRMGLENRITQRFHSDTMYHAVGQGALGIEIRKGDTKMMKILDEICDLNATICCLSERALMRTLEGGCSVPIGVESKYNEETKKLLLKAIVVDVEGTEAVEDEIEMLIENVKEDSMACGKILAERMIADGAKKILDEINLDRIK; from the coding sequence ATGGGCCCTGAAACTCTACATATTGGTGGGAGAAAATCGAAATTGGCGGTAATACAATCCAACCATGTTTTAAAACTGATCGAAGAAAAGTATCCGGACTACGACTGCAAGGTTTTCACTTTGCAAACTCTTGGTGACCAGATTCAATTCAAACCTTTGTACTCATTTGGCGGTAAAGCTTTATGGACAAAGGAGTTGGAAGACCATCTTTACCATGACGATCCCTCAAAGAAGCTTGACTTGATCGTTCATTCTCTGAAGGACATGCCCACTTTACTACCAGAGGGTTTCGAGCTGGGGGGTATCACTAAGCGGGTCGATCCAACAGATTGTCTTGTCATGCCCTTTTACTCTGCTTATAAGTCTCTGGATGACCTTCCAGACGGGGGGATTGTGGGAACCTCATCCGTGAGAAGATCTGCTCAgctaaaaagaaaatacccacatttgaaatttgaaagtGTCAGAGGAAATATACAAACTAGATTACAAAAACTAGACGACCCAAAATCTCCGTACCAATGCATCATCTTGGCGTCTGCTGGGTTGATGCGTATGGGGTTGGAAAACAGAATTACGCAGCGATTCCATTCGGATACAATGTACCATGCAGTTGGACAAGGCGCCCTGGGTATAGAAATTAGAAAGGGTGACAccaagatgatgaagattctTGACGAAATTTGCGATCTAAATGCAACTATATGTTGCCTTTCGGAGCGTGCTTTGATGAGAACTTTAGAGGGGGGTTGTTCCGTTCCTATTGGTGTGGAATCTAAATACAATGAAGAGACTAAAAAATTACTATTAAAGGCCATTGTAGTTGACGTTGAAGGCACAGAAGCAGTAGAAGACGAAATTGAAATGCTAATAGAAAATGTTAAAGAAGATTCCATGGCGTGTGGTAAGATACTAGCTGAAAGAATGATTGCCGATGGcgcaaagaaaattctgGATGAAATTAATTTAGACAGAATCAAATGA
- the ACK1 gene encoding Ack1p (Protein that functions in the cell wall integrity pathway; functions upstream of Pkc1p; GFP-fusion protein expression is induced in response to the DNA-damaging agent MMS; non-tagged Ack1p is detected in purified mitochondria), whose translation MVNQGQPQPNLYDKHINMFPPARARESSHKLGNANSDRHGLPAQNIVPAPYPVDDSIVELTPAIPFTSPSSSSSLSLPLSALNFTDGNADGGQLGTPVTINSNNGMDIFNSKPTGEIGYANNGTNSTGSRYELPFNFSSTKESLGSPAVQDASISSGNRISESVRDNSAPPPYEESESRILQEKVYRTEEKAPIRPLNNNPVPPQKINQPPTGSAKTDDNGSSGGEDKLSSYSPEALAFYQVYKKTITDSSKFTPEIQMQWCETLLTYAFNEDFISQYNINAEKLKRSLKPEEMLKNQKVILEHSFKVLTKLITLKWPPAMYLMGTLYSHQPYLPIKNKNIVIKNDEKALEYYCKAAKLNNSDACYRAGVCFEYQRGTSSLDPSPTKEQCIKKAFQYYQHGAEVCSNSACMYKLGMSHLYGLNMQKTDVLLAIKWFDKAAQKGDSPQTLYELGKIYEFSVLPPEIQNLLFANGIRKDSQLAIKYYQQCAKDFEYPLAQWKLGNCYEFGDLGLPVVAKKSIYWYSKAAAAQPKGNPMAMLSLSGWYLTGAPNILKPNNKEAFNWALKSSKCSDGKLARTEFALGFYYEKGVGCEVDLDLAKQYYQRAARMGFRKAVDALRSLTN comes from the coding sequence ATGGTTAATCAGGGCCAACCGCAACCTAACCTCTATGACAAACACATTAACATGTTTCCACCAGCAAGGGCGCGGGAGTCCTCGCATAAATTGGGAAATGCCAATTCGGATAGGCATGGTTTGCCAGCTCAAAATATAGTGCCTGCACCCTATCCAGTGGATGACTCTATCGTTGAACTCACACCAGCTATTCCTTTTACATCCccttcatcttcctcatcaTTATCGCTGCCTTTGAGTGCGCTGAATTTCACAGACGGGAATGCTGATGGTGGTCAATTAGGCACTCCAGTAACCATAAATAGTAATAACGGCATGGACATTTTTAATTCCAAGCCAACAGGTGAAATAGGATATGCCAATAATGGCACCAACAGTACTGGTAGTAGGTATGAACTTCCTTTCAATTTTAGTTCTACAAAAGAGAGTTTGGGTTCACCAGCTGTACAAGATGCATCAATAAGCAGTGGAAATCGAATATCAGAGTCTGTAAGGGACAACTCAGCGCCACCACCCTATGAGGAATCTGAATCTAGGATACTGCAGGAAAAAGTTTACAGAACCGAGGAAAAAGCTCCAATACGAcctttgaataataatcCTGTTCCACCACAAAAAATCAACCAACCACCCACTGGGAGCGCGAAGACAGACGATAATGGGTCCTCAGGTGGTGAGGACAAACTGTCTTCCTATTCACCAGAGGCATTGGCTTTCTATCAAGTGTACAAGAAGACAATTACTGActcttcaaaattcaccCCCGAGATACAAATGCAATGGTGTGAAACATTACTTACATATGCCTTTAATGAGGATTTCATATCGCAATATAACATAAACGCGGAGAAGCTCAAAAGAAGCTTAAAGCCTGAGGAAATGCTCAAAAACCAGAAAGTCATTTTGGAACATTCATTCAAGGTGCTCACAAAATTGATAACTTTAAAATGGCCACCTGCCATGTATTTAATGGGGACGCTGTATTCACACCAACCCTATTTACCTataaagaacaaaaacatcgttattaaaaatgatgaaaaggCGCTGGAATATTATTGTAAAGCTGCGAAATTGAACAATTCAGATGCATGCTACCGTGCAGGTGTATGCTTTGAATACCAAAGGGGCACCTCTTCTTTGGATCCATCACCAACCAAAGAACAATGCATAAAAAAGGCCTTCCAATACTACCAGCATGGCGCAGAAGTTTGTTCAAATTCTGCGTGTATGTATAAATTAGGGATGAGCCATTTATACGGTCTGAACATGCAAAAGACTGATGTATTGCTAGCTATTAAATGGTTTGATAAAGCTGCCCAAAAGGGTGACTCTCCACAAACATTATATGAGTTAGGTAAAATATATGAATTCAGTGTTTTGCCGCCAGAAATCCAGAACCTATTATTTGCGAACGGCATACGAAAAGACTCTCAACTGGCAATAAAATACTACCAACAATGTGCCAAAGATTTTGAGTACCCTTTAGCGCAATGGAAATTAGGAAATTGTTATGAGTTTGGAGACCTAGGGTTGCCAGTGGTGGCCAAAAAATCCATATATTGGTATTCCAAAGCTGCTGCTGCTCAGCCGAAGGGGAATCCGATGGCAATGTTATCCTTAAGTGGATGGTACTTAACGGGAGcaccaaatattttgaaaccAAACAATAAAGAGGCATTCAACTGGGCCTTGAAGAGCAGCAAGTGTTCAGACGGTAAATTAGCCCGCACTGAATTTGCCTTAGGATTTTATTACGAAAAAGGTGTCGGTTGTGAAGTTGATTTGGATCTGGCCAAACAATATTATCAGAGGGCTGCAAGAATGGGATTCAGGAAGGCAGTTGATGCTCTTCGAAGTTTGACAAATTAA
- the GGC1 gene encoding Ggc1p (Mitochondrial GTP/GDP transporter; essential for mitochondrial genome maintenance; has a role in mitochondrial iron transport; member of the mitochondrial carrier family), with translation MPHTDKKQSGLARLLGSASAGIMEIAVFHPVDTISKRLMSNHTKITSGQELNRVIFRDHFSEPLGKRLFTLFPGLGYAASYKVLQRVYKYGGQPFANEFLNKHYKKDFDNLFGEKTGKAMRSAAAGSLIGIGEIVLLPLDVLKIKRQTNPESFKGRGFIKILRDEGLFNLYRGWGWTAARNAPGSFALFGGNAFAKEYILGLKDYSQATWSQNFISSIVGACSSLIVSAPLDVIKTRIQNRNFDNPESGLRIVKNTLKNEGVTAFFKGLTPKLLTTGPKLVFSFALAQSLIPRFDNLLSK, from the coding sequence ATGCCTCATACCGATAAGAAACAATCAGGATTAGCTCGTCTTTTGGGGTCCGCCTCTGCAGGCATAATGGAAATTGCCGTCTTCCATCCTGTGGACACCATTTCCAAAAGACTGATGTCCAACCACACCAAAATAACCTCTGGCCAGGAATTGAATCGTGTTATTTTTCGTGATCATTTCAGCGAACCTTTGGGCAAACGTTTGTTTACCTTGTTCCCGGGTCTCGGTTACGCTGCATCATACAAAGTTCTTCAAAGAGTGTATAAATATGGTGGTCAGCCTTTTGCTAACgagtttttgaataagCACTACAAAAAGGATTTTGATAATCTTTTCGGTGAAAAGACTGGTAAGGCAATGAGATCCGCCGCTGCTGGATCTTTGATTGGTATTGGTgaaattgttcttttgcCGCTGGACGTGTTGAAGATTAAGAGACAGACCAATCCCGAATCGTTTAAAGGTAGAGGTTTCATCAAGATTTTGAGAGACGAAGGCCTGTTCAACTTATATAGGGGTTGGGGGTGGACGGCTGCCAGAAATGCTCCCGGTTCATTCGCCCTTTTTGGTGGTAATGCATTCGCCAAGGAGTATATCTTGGGTTTGAAAGATTATTCTCAAGCTACTTGGTCCCAAAACTTCATCTCCTCCATCGTCGGTGCTTGCTCCTCTCTGATCGTTTCTGCTCCATTAGATGTCATCAAGAcaagaattcaaaatagGAATTTTGATAATCCTGAAAGCGGGTTGAGAATCGTCAAAAACACTCTGAAAAATGAAGGTGTAACTGCGTTTTTCAAGGGCTTAACACCTAAATTACTAACAACGGGTCCAAAACTGGTTTTCTCATTTGCGTTAGCTCAATCTTTGATACCTAGATTCGATAACCTGTTGAGCAAATGA